The Gasterosteus aculeatus chromosome 17, fGasAcu3.hap1.1, whole genome shotgun sequence genome includes a window with the following:
- the srsf3a gene encoding serine/arginine-rich splicing factor 3a isoform X2, which translates to MQFATSSSSTSNLNPIDSGPLHIINRQRLYSLYSPHNYCTNGNSPWLTCLPILPPQKAGNIYNYPFPPATKQLHIANICIMWQILSAIRLTSPSVWLPCVISILSKCPKIEEEPQSQQVSLKRPRETTFSLQRQEVPTINLKVQESLPVQRQKMKTSNDHLWISLRLGKF; encoded by the exons ATGCAGTTCGcgacatcctcctcctctacctccaaCCTTAATCCAATCGACAGCGGCCCACTTCACATTATCAACCGTCAGCGTCTTTACTCCCTCTATTCTCCACACAACTACTGTACCAACGGGAACAGCCCTTGGCTTACATGCCtacccatcctccccccccaaaaggcAGGGAATATCTACAACTACCCGTTCCCACCAGCCACCAAGCAGCTTCATATCGCCAACATTTGCATCATGTGGCAAATCCTCTCTGCAATTCGACTTACCTCACCATCAGTCTGGCTTCCTTGCGTCATATCTATCTTGTCCAAATGCCCCAAAATA GAGGAGGAGCCGCAGTCGCAGCAG GTCTCTCTCAAGAGACCGAGGGAGACAACGTTCTCTCTCCAGAGACAAGAAGTGCCCACGATCAATCTCAAGGTCCAGGAG tcGCTCCCGGTCCAACGACAGAAAATGAAGACCTCAAACGATCATCTGTGGATCTCGCTACGTTTGGGGAAATTCTAA
- the srsf3a gene encoding serine/arginine-rich splicing factor 3a isoform X1 — protein sequence MQFATSSSSTSNLNPIDSGPLHIINRQRLYSLYSPHNYCTNGNSPWLTCLPILPPQKAGNIYNYPFPPATKQLHIANICIMWQILSAIRLTSPSVWLPCVISILSKCPKIEEEPQSQQQVSLKRPRETTFSLQRQEVPTINLKVQESLPVQRQKMKTSNDHLWISLRLGKF from the exons ATGCAGTTCGcgacatcctcctcctctacctccaaCCTTAATCCAATCGACAGCGGCCCACTTCACATTATCAACCGTCAGCGTCTTTACTCCCTCTATTCTCCACACAACTACTGTACCAACGGGAACAGCCCTTGGCTTACATGCCtacccatcctccccccccaaaaggcAGGGAATATCTACAACTACCCGTTCCCACCAGCCACCAAGCAGCTTCATATCGCCAACATTTGCATCATGTGGCAAATCCTCTCTGCAATTCGACTTACCTCACCATCAGTCTGGCTTCCTTGCGTCATATCTATCTTGTCCAAATGCCCCAAAATA GAGGAGGAGCCGCAGTCGCAGCAG caGGTCTCTCTCAAGAGACCGAGGGAGACAACGTTCTCTCTCCAGAGACAAGAAGTGCCCACGATCAATCTCAAGGTCCAGGAG tcGCTCCCGGTCCAACGACAGAAAATGAAGACCTCAAACGATCATCTGTGGATCTCGCTACGTTTGGGGAAATTCTAA
- the srsf3a gene encoding serine/arginine-rich splicing factor 3a isoform X4 — protein MSQTDQFPLDCKVYVGNLGNNGNKTELESAFGYYGPLRSVWVARNPPGFAFVEFEDPRDANDAVKELDGRHMCGCRVRVELSNGEKRSRSRGHPPSWGRRPRDDVRRRSSPPVRRRRRSRSRSRSLSRDRGRQRSLSRDKKCPRSISRSRSRSRSNDRK, from the exons ATGA GTCAAACTGACCAATTCCCCCTTGACTGCAAGGTTTATGTTGGGAATCTAGGAAACAATGGAAACAAGACGGAGTTGGAAAGTGCTTTTGGGTACTATGGTCCTTTAAGGAGCGTTTGGGTTGCCAGGAACCCTCCAGGCTTTGCTTTTGTAGAGTTTGAAGATCCCAGAGATGCCAACGATGCTGTGAAAGAACTGGATGGAAG acaCATGTGTGGCTGTCGGGTGCGTGTTGAGCTGTCCAATGGGGAGAAGCGCTCAAGGAGCCGCGGTCATCCTCCATCCTGGGGTAGACGGCCTCGCGATGACGTAAGGCGACGTAGTAGTCCTCCCGTCAGGCGCAG GAGGAGGAGCCGCAGTCGCAGCAG GTCTCTCTCAAGAGACCGAGGGAGACAACGTTCTCTCTCCAGAGACAAGAAGTGCCCACGATCAATCTCAAGGTCCAGGAG tcGCTCCCGGTCCAACGACAGAAAATGA
- the srsf3a gene encoding serine/arginine-rich splicing factor 3a isoform X3, translating to MSQTDQFPLDCKVYVGNLGNNGNKTELESAFGYYGPLRSVWVARNPPGFAFVEFEDPRDANDAVKELDGRHMCGCRVRVELSNGEKRSRSRGHPPSWGRRPRDDVRRRSSPPVRRRRRSRSRSSRSLSRDRGRQRSLSRDKKCPRSISRSRSRSRSNDRK from the exons ATGA GTCAAACTGACCAATTCCCCCTTGACTGCAAGGTTTATGTTGGGAATCTAGGAAACAATGGAAACAAGACGGAGTTGGAAAGTGCTTTTGGGTACTATGGTCCTTTAAGGAGCGTTTGGGTTGCCAGGAACCCTCCAGGCTTTGCTTTTGTAGAGTTTGAAGATCCCAGAGATGCCAACGATGCTGTGAAAGAACTGGATGGAAG acaCATGTGTGGCTGTCGGGTGCGTGTTGAGCTGTCCAATGGGGAGAAGCGCTCAAGGAGCCGCGGTCATCCTCCATCCTGGGGTAGACGGCCTCGCGATGACGTAAGGCGACGTAGTAGTCCTCCCGTCAGGCGCAG GAGGAGGAGCCGCAGTCGCAGCAG caGGTCTCTCTCAAGAGACCGAGGGAGACAACGTTCTCTCTCCAGAGACAAGAAGTGCCCACGATCAATCTCAAGGTCCAGGAG tcGCTCCCGGTCCAACGACAGAAAATGA